GGTGGGCCAGCTGACCGCGCAGCGCCGTGGGGAGCCCCGCGTACCGCCCGAACGAGGCGTCCAGCCGCCCGGCGAGCAGTTCGGTCGCGGCGCCGGTCAGCCCGCTCTCGTAGCGGGCCATCAGCTCCTGCTCGGGGGCGAGTTCGCGGGCCCGGTGCAGGACTTGGCGCGGGGTCCCGAGGCCCGGGGAGTTCAGGTCGACGAGCAGCGGGCGGGCCTGCCCGAAGGCGGCGAGCAGCTCGTCCTGGGCCTGGAGCACCCGGCGTGCGTACGGCAGCAGCCGCTCGCCGTCGCCGGTCAGCGTGACCTGGCGGGTGGTCCGGACGAACAGTTCGGCGCCCAACTCCCGCTCCAGCCGCCGCACGTCCCTGCTCAGTGCCTGCTGGGCGACGTAGAGCCGGGCGGCGGCCCGGGTGAAGTGCAGTTCCTCGGCGACGGTGACGAAGGCACGCAGCAGCCGGGGCTCTATGAAGGAGGAGGACACGGGCGAGGACGAGGACACCCGGGGAACTTACAACACAGGTGCGTCAATCGGCGCCGATCCGGTGTTGGACCCCCCGCTGGCCCCCGGGCGACGGTGGACGCATGCCGTACCGACACCTCTTCGCCCACCCGGGCGCCAAGGCCTTCACCGCCGGGAACCTCATAGCCCGGCTGCCGATGGGCATGTTCAGCGTGAGCGCGGTCGTGATGATCGCCGGGGCGCGCGACTCGTACGCCCTGGCCGGAGCGGTCACCGCGACCGGTCTCGCGGCGACCGCGCTCGTCGCCCCGTGGACCGCCCGGCTCGTGGACCGGTACGGCCAGGCCAGGGTCGCCGTGCCCGCCACCCTGGTCGCCGCCCTCGGCAGCCTCGCCCTGGTCCTCTGCGTCCGCCGCGGCGCCCCCGACTGGACCCTGTTCGCCGCGTACGCGGCCACCGCCACCACTCCGAACACGGGCGGCATGTCCCGCGCCCGCTGGGCCCATCTGCTCAAGGGCGACGAGGGCGCGCTGCACACGGCGAACGCCTTCGAGCAGGCCGTCGACGAGCTGTGCTTCATGGTGGGCCCGGTCCTCGCGGCCTTCCTGTGCGGGGCGGTGTTCCCCGAGGCGGGCACCCTGGCCGGCGTCGTGCTGCTGGTGGCCGGGGTGCTGCTGTTCGCCGCCCAGCGGGCCACCGAACCGCCCGTGCGGCCGGGCACCCGGGGGAAGTCACCGGTCCGCGCGCCGGGCATGCCGCCGCTGCTCGCCGTGTGCCTCGCCATGGGCACGGTGTTCGGGGCGATGGAGGTGGTCACCCTCGCGTTCGCGGACGCCCGCGGGCACCGGGCGGCAGCCGGGCTGGTGCTCGGTCTCCAGGCCGCCGGGTCGTGCGCGGCCGGGCTGCTGTACGGGCGGCTGCGGCCGGCCGGGCCGGCCGAGACCCGGTACGCGCGGTGCATCGCCGGCATGACCGCGCTGCTCACCCTGCCGCTGCTGGCGGCCTCGCTCACCGGCTCGCTGCTCGTCCTCGGGGGCGCGCTGCTGGTGGCCGGGATGGCGACCGCGCCGACGATGGTGACCGGGATGGCGCTGGTGCAGCAACGCACCCCCGAGGGGCGGCTCAACGAGGGCATGACGCTCGCGGTGACCGGTCTGCTGGGCGGCATCGCCTGCGGCAGCGCGCTGGGCGGCTGGACGGCGGAACACCTGTCGGCGACGGCCGGGTACGCGGTGCCGGTCGCGGCGGCGGGCGCGGCCCTGCTCCTCACCCTGGCCACACTGCGCCCCGTTCCGCCCGTTCGGCCGGTGCCGGCCGTCGAACCGCTCCACTGATTCCCGCCCGGACCATTGACCGCGTCCCTGATGCGCACATACCTTCGCCCGGCGAGGCTGTCGAAGCGCTTCGACGGCGGATGTCGCGGATCGGTGAGGACTGACGGGGCGCTGATGGTCAAGATCACGGACGTGGCCCGGCACGCGGGCGTCTCCCCGAGCACCGTCTCGTACGTGCTCAGCGGCAAACGGCCGATCTCCGAGGAGACCAGGCGCCGCGTCCAGGCCTCCATCCGGACCCTCGGCTACCGCCCGCACGCCGGCGCCCGCCCGGCCGGCGGCCCGGCGAACGTGCTGGGCCTGGTGATGCCCTTGTGGGCCGGCGTCCACGCGCCGACGGCGCTGCGGTACGCGGCCTCGGTGGTGACCGCCGCCCGGTCGTACGGCCACGACGTGCTGGTCCTCACCCAGGACGACGGCGAGGAGGGCCTGCGCCGGGCCGTGGACTCGGCACCCGTGGACGGGCTGATCGTGATGGACGTGCGGCTGCACGACCCCCGGCTGCCGGTGCTGCGGGGACTGGACCGGCCGGCCGTGCTGATCGGCTTCCCCGCCGACCGGGCGGGGCTCACCTGCGTGGACCTCGACTTCGGGGCGGCGGCCGAGCGGTGCGTGGACCACCTGGCGGAGCTGGGCCACCGGGCGGTGGCGCTGGTGGGCCCGCCACCGGAGGTCTACGCCCGCCGGACCGCCCGCGCCCAGCACGTGCTCCAGGGTTTCACCGCCGCCGCCGGCCGGCAGGCACTCACCTGCGCCGTCCACCCCTGCGAGGCCACCGCGGCGGCGGCGCGTGCGACGGCCGGACGGCTGCTGCGCGAAGACCCGGCGCCGACCGGGATCGTCGTCCACAACGAGGCGGCGCTGGAGCCGCTGACCGAGGCCTTCGCGCAGCTCGGGACGCGCGTCCCGGAGGACCTGTCCGTCACCGCGATCTGCCCCGCCGAGGCGGCGGCATCCGCCCCCGTACCGCTGACCTCGGTCGCCCTGCCGGCCGCGGAGACCGGCGAGCGCGCGGTGGAGCTGCTGATGCGGGCCCGGGCCGGCGAGCCGGTAGCCGCGACGACCCTCCTCCCGCCGGTGCTGACGGTGCGCGCGAGCACGGCCCGGCGGACCGGTCCCGCAGACGCATGACAAAGGCCCCGCCGCTCGTGAGCGACGGGGCCAGTGCTGTACATGGGGTGGTGGAGATGGCGGGAATCGAACCCGCGTCCAACGGTGCGGAACCAGGGCTTCTCCGTGTGCAGTCCGCTCTGATTTTCTCGGCCCCGGAGATCACGCGGACAAGTCTCCGACGGGCTCAGTCACTGTTTGGTTTCCCTCTTCACCCCGTGACCGGGATCGAGGTTTAGTCCCCTAGCTGATGCCAGGATCCGGGTCGGGAACAGCCCCGGGCTGACACTCCCTTAGTAGGAGGCTCGCTCTGCTACCTGAGATCAGGCAGCGAGGGCGAAGGCCTGCTGGGAGGAATCGCGCTTGGTGTTGGCGATTATTTTTTTCGGCCTGTGGTTTACGAGATCATGGCCGCTTCCTCGACACGCTTCCCCTGCTTCGACAGCCGCTGTCGAAACCGATCATCCCCATGTTGATTTTTCAATCACCGCACCCAGCGTGTGAGTGCAGCTGCCATCATACGGGGTCAACGGCGGGGGGTGCCACCGTATTCCCGCGCGGTCACGGCTCAGGCCCGCTGCTTGCGCCGTACCGCCGACATCGCCCGCTCGGCCTCGCGCCGGTCCTGCTTCTCCCGCAGGGTCTGCCGCTTGTCGTACTCCTTCTTGCCCTTCGCCAGCGCGATCTCGATCTTCGCCCGGCCGTCCTTGAAGTACAGGGACAGCGGCACGATCGTGTGCCCGGTCTCCTGGGACTTCGACTCCAGCTTGTCGATCTCCTCGCGGTGCAGCAGCAGCTTGCGCTTGCGGCGGGCGCTGTGGTTGGTCCAGGTGCCCTGGCTGTACTCCGGCACGTGCACGTTGTACAGCCACGCCTCGTGACCGTCCAGCTGCACGAAGCCGTCGACCAGCGAGGCGCGCCCCTGGCGCAGCGACTTCACCTCGGTACCGGTGAGGACGAGACCGGCCTCGTAGGTGTCGATGATGAGGTAGTCGTGCCGCGCCTTCTTGTTCTGCGCGATCAGCTTGCGCCCTTTTTCCTTAGCCATAGTGCCGCCCATTTTCGCACTGCGGAGGGGGTGTGCGGGAAGTCATTAAGCGCCGGGCCCGCCGGGCGTGGCGGTCAGTCCCCCAGCCCCTCCAGCACCGTCTCCGCGCGCCGCAGCGCGTCCTCGCCGGCCTCCAGGTCGGGGGTGATCCCCCGCCCGTCCACCCCGCGACCGGAGGGGGTGCGGTAGTGGCCGACGGTCAGCTCGGCGACGGAGCCGTCGGGCAGCCGGCTCGGCATCTGCACCGAGCCCTTGCCGAAGGTGCGCGAGCCCACCACGACCGCCCGGCCCCGGTCCTGCAGCGCGCCCGTCAGCAGCTCGGCCGCGCTCATCGTGCCGCCGTCGACGAGGGCGACCAGGGGCCTGGCCGTGTCGCCGCCGGGCTCGGCGTGCAGCGCGCGCTGCTCGCCCTCGACGTCGTAGGTGGCGACGAGCCCGCCGTCGAGGAAGGCGGAGGCGGTGGTGACGGCCTCGGTGACCAGACCGCCGGGGTTGCCGCGCAGGTCGAGGACGATGCCGTCGTCGCGCGGGGCCCGCCGGACCGCGTCGCGGACGGTGTCACCGGAGCCCTTGGTGAAGGCGCCGACCTTGATCAGGGTGTCCCCGTCGGGGAGGGTGCGGACGCTCACCGAGTCGGTGGAGAGCCTGGCCCGGCGCAGTGTGAGGCTCCACGCGCGCGTGCCGCGCTCCACGCCCAGCCGGACCGGAGTGCCGGCGGGGGCGTCGGTGGCGTCACCGCGCAGCAAGGAGACCACCTCGGTGACGGGCCGCCCGTCGACCGGCCGGCCGTCGACGCTGCGCAGCCGGTCGCCCGCGCGGATCCCGGCGTCGGCCGCGGGCGATCCGGGGGCCACCTGGGTCACCTCGATCCGCCCGGACCGCTCGCGCCGCGCCCACAGCCCGACGCCGGTGTAGGCGCCGTCCAGGGCTTCCTCGAACTCCTCGTACTCGCCCGGCGAGTAGACGGCGTCCCAGCGGTCCGAGCTGCGGCTGACGGCGCGCTCGGCGGCTTTCAGCGGCGAGGTGCCGTCCGCCACGGCCCGGGCGGCGGCGGCCCGCACGTCGTCGGGGCGGGCCGCCGTGGCGGGCGTCCGGGACGGACCGGGTGCGGGGCCGCGCCCGGTGCCGGGCAGCGAGCCCGTGGCGGCACCGGTGACGAGCACGCTCGCGAACACCAGGGTCAGGGCGGTCCCGCGGCGCGTACGGCGGGGCTGACAGAACAGGTCACGACCTGACATGCCGGTGAGTCTAGGACAACGCGAAGGGCCGTACGGTCCGTTGACCGTACGGCCCTCGTTGGCGTGCGTCACACCTTCAAGTACTTGCGCAGCGCGAAGAACGCGGCCAGCGCGGGCATCAGCAGGCTCGTGGCGAGGATGAGCGGCAGCTTCGTCAGGACGGCGTCCCAGCCGATGAAGTTGATCAGTTCGAGCTGGTCGGCCAGGGCGAGCCCGTGGTCGATCAGGAAGTACCGGGCGGTCACCAGGAACGCGCACGCGACCGCGCCGCCGATGAGTCCGGCGACCGCGGCCTCCATGATGAACGGGGCCTGGATGTAGAAGCCGGAGGCGCCGACCAGGCGCATGATCCCGGTCTCGCGGCGCCGGCTGAACGCCGAGACGCGCACCGTGTTGACGATCAGCATCAGCGCCACGACCAGCATCAGCGCCATCACCGCGCGCGCGGCCCAGTTCATGCCCTCCAGGAGCTTGAACAGGTTGTCCAGGGTCTCCTTCTGGTCCTGCACGGACTGCACGCCGTCCCGGCCGTTGAAGGCGGTGGCGATGACCTGGTACTTCTCCGGGTCCTTCAGCTTGATGCGGTACGACTCCTGCATCTGGTCCGGCGTCAGCGAGCTGGCCAGCGGGGAGTCGCCGAACTGCTCCTTGTAGTGCTTGTACGCCTCGTCCTGCGACTCGTACGTGACGGTGTCGACGACCGGCATCTTCTGCAGGTCGGACTTGATCTGGCGCTTCTGCTCCTCGGTCACCGCGCCGGTGGCGCAGGCCGGGTCGGACTCGGCGTCGCTCTTGTTGCAGAGGAAGATCGAGACGTTGACCTTGTCGTACCAGAAGCCCTTCATGGTGTTCACCTGGTCGCTCATCAGCAGTGAACCGCCGAACAGGGCCAGGGACAGGGCGACGGAGACGACGACCGCGAAGGTCATCGTGAGATTGCGGCGGAGACCGACACCGATCTCCGACAGAACGAACTGGGCGCGCATGGCGTCTGGTTGTGCCTTTCCGTCGTGGATCGTCAGTGCTGGTAGCCGTAGACGCCGCGCGCCTGGTCGCGGACGAGGCGGCCCTTCTCCAGCTCGATGACGCGCTTGCGCATCTGGTCCACGATGTTCTGGTCGTGGGTGGCCATCACGACGGTCGTACCGGTGCGGTTGATCCGGTCGAGCAGCTTCATGATGCCGACCGAGGTCTGCGGGTCGAGGTTGCCGGTGGGCTCGTCGGCGATCAGCAGCTTGGGCCGGTTCACGAAGGCCCGCGCGATGGCCACGCGCTGCTGCTCGCCGCCGGACAGCTCGCCCGGCATCCGGTCCTCCTTGCCGCCGAGCCCGACCAGCTCGAGCACCTGCGGCACCGACTTGCGGATCTCGCCGCGGGACTTGCCGATGACCTCCTGGGCGAAGGCCACGTTCTCGGCGACGGTCTTGTTCGGCAGCAGCCGGAAGTCCTGGAACACCGTCCCCAGCTGGCGGCGCATGTGCGGCACCTTCCAGTTGGAGAGGCGGGCGAGGTCCTTGCCCAGGACGTGCACCTGTCCGTGGCTGGCCCGCTCCTCGCGGAGGATCAGCCGCAGGAAGGTGGACTTTCCGGAGCCGGAGGACCCCACGAGGAACACGAACTCGCCCTTCTCGACCTCCAGGGAGACGTCCCTGAGGGCCGGGCGGGTCTGCTTGGGGTAGACCTTGGAGACATTGTCGAATCGGATCACGGATGCACCACGGGTCGCCGGGGGTAGATGAGCGTGACCATACGCGAACCGGGCGGGCAACCGCA
Above is a genomic segment from Streptomyces glaucescens containing:
- the smpB gene encoding SsrA-binding protein SmpB, which codes for MAKEKGRKLIAQNKKARHDYLIIDTYEAGLVLTGTEVKSLRQGRASLVDGFVQLDGHEAWLYNVHVPEYSQGTWTNHSARRKRKLLLHREEIDKLESKSQETGHTIVPLSLYFKDGRAKIEIALAKGKKEYDKRQTLREKQDRREAERAMSAVRRKQRA
- a CDS encoding MFS transporter; protein product: MPYRHLFAHPGAKAFTAGNLIARLPMGMFSVSAVVMIAGARDSYALAGAVTATGLAATALVAPWTARLVDRYGQARVAVPATLVAALGSLALVLCVRRGAPDWTLFAAYAATATTPNTGGMSRARWAHLLKGDEGALHTANAFEQAVDELCFMVGPVLAAFLCGAVFPEAGTLAGVVLLVAGVLLFAAQRATEPPVRPGTRGKSPVRAPGMPPLLAVCLAMGTVFGAMEVVTLAFADARGHRAAAGLVLGLQAAGSCAAGLLYGRLRPAGPAETRYARCIAGMTALLTLPLLAASLTGSLLVLGGALLVAGMATAPTMVTGMALVQQRTPEGRLNEGMTLAVTGLLGGIACGSALGGWTAEHLSATAGYAVPVAAAGAALLLTLATLRPVPPVRPVPAVEPLH
- the ftsE gene encoding cell division ATP-binding protein FtsE, which codes for MIRFDNVSKVYPKQTRPALRDVSLEVEKGEFVFLVGSSGSGKSTFLRLILREERASHGQVHVLGKDLARLSNWKVPHMRRQLGTVFQDFRLLPNKTVAENVAFAQEVIGKSRGEIRKSVPQVLELVGLGGKEDRMPGELSGGEQQRVAIARAFVNRPKLLIADEPTGNLDPQTSVGIMKLLDRINRTGTTVVMATHDQNIVDQMRKRVIELEKGRLVRDQARGVYGYQH
- the ftsX gene encoding permease-like cell division protein FtsX gives rise to the protein MRAQFVLSEIGVGLRRNLTMTFAVVVSVALSLALFGGSLLMSDQVNTMKGFWYDKVNVSIFLCNKSDAESDPACATGAVTEEQKRQIKSDLQKMPVVDTVTYESQDEAYKHYKEQFGDSPLASSLTPDQMQESYRIKLKDPEKYQVIATAFNGRDGVQSVQDQKETLDNLFKLLEGMNWAARAVMALMLVVALMLIVNTVRVSAFSRRRETGIMRLVGASGFYIQAPFIMEAAVAGLIGGAVACAFLVTARYFLIDHGLALADQLELINFIGWDAVLTKLPLILATSLLMPALAAFFALRKYLKV
- a CDS encoding S41 family peptidase — its product is MSGRDLFCQPRRTRRGTALTLVFASVLVTGAATGSLPGTGRGPAPGPSRTPATAARPDDVRAAAARAVADGTSPLKAAERAVSRSSDRWDAVYSPGEYEEFEEALDGAYTGVGLWARRERSGRIEVTQVAPGSPAADAGIRAGDRLRSVDGRPVDGRPVTEVVSLLRGDATDAPAGTPVRLGVERGTRAWSLTLRRARLSTDSVSVRTLPDGDTLIKVGAFTKGSGDTVRDAVRRAPRDDGIVLDLRGNPGGLVTEAVTTASAFLDGGLVATYDVEGEQRALHAEPGGDTARPLVALVDGGTMSAAELLTGALQDRGRAVVVGSRTFGKGSVQMPSRLPDGSVAELTVGHYRTPSGRGVDGRGITPDLEAGEDALRRAETVLEGLGD
- a CDS encoding LacI family DNA-binding transcriptional regulator, which encodes MVKITDVARHAGVSPSTVSYVLSGKRPISEETRRRVQASIRTLGYRPHAGARPAGGPANVLGLVMPLWAGVHAPTALRYAASVVTAARSYGHDVLVLTQDDGEEGLRRAVDSAPVDGLIVMDVRLHDPRLPVLRGLDRPAVLIGFPADRAGLTCVDLDFGAAAERCVDHLAELGHRAVALVGPPPEVYARRTARAQHVLQGFTAAAGRQALTCAVHPCEATAAAARATAGRLLREDPAPTGIVVHNEAALEPLTEAFAQLGTRVPEDLSVTAICPAEAAASAPVPLTSVALPAAETGERAVELLMRARAGEPVAATTLLPPVLTVRASTARRTGPADA
- a CDS encoding LysR family transcriptional regulator yields the protein MSSSSPVSSSFIEPRLLRAFVTVAEELHFTRAAARLYVAQQALSRDVRRLERELGAELFVRTTRQVTLTGDGERLLPYARRVLQAQDELLAAFGQARPLLVDLNSPGLGTPRQVLHRARELAPEQELMARYESGLTGAATELLAGRLDASFGRYAGLPTALRGQLAHQPVRWEPMAIVLPETHQLASREAVPLAELAGETVYAGAGNPRTPEWTDLAHRLFEGRGIKVASPAPLAVGAEEFQRIMAKSGSPVLAVVSFPAMPGCVLRPLVDPVPLSPVSLVWRKGLAHPGLDALRRAAKELAAEEGWLRRPADGWFPAKDIALMNAHKRHVAHT